From Methanomassiliicoccales archaeon LGM-RCC1, one genomic window encodes:
- a CDS encoding HAD family hydrolase, whose protein sequence is MPGSDVRWKAATAVAVCLLLIVSGLYISELSSKGGNSGYVETDMSYWVDGSDSKEEFVTYLKAITDEKNNDYILPEDRIAVFDLDGTLFCERDPWYFDLCLFIYRVLEDPDYKDKASQFEIDEALIQKAAPSPGILDDNLEAARALAFAGMTIEEMNDYIQAFKKTSMPSYTGMLRGEGFYKPMLQMVDALEANGFTIYVISGTDRLTVRGLLQDSALDLPADRIIGSDKLLVSENQGNTDGSKYVYKDGEEIIYGGEHLVKDLNMNKVLSIINEIGKQPVLAFGNSSSDSSMATYTTYGNEHRSMAYFLCCDDLERENGNMEAAQKMYDLCDQNDWTPISMKNDWTTIYGDGVKKK, encoded by the coding sequence ATGCCAGGTTCTGATGTCAGATGGAAAGCGGCTACCGCTGTAGCGGTATGCCTGCTGTTGATAGTTAGCGGATTGTATATCTCCGAACTCTCGTCGAAAGGCGGGAACTCAGGATATGTCGAGACCGACATGTCCTACTGGGTGGACGGCTCAGACTCTAAGGAGGAGTTCGTCACATACCTCAAGGCGATCACCGATGAGAAGAACAACGATTACATCCTTCCTGAGGACCGTATAGCGGTCTTCGATCTGGACGGAACATTGTTCTGTGAGCGCGATCCATGGTATTTCGACCTATGTTTGTTCATCTACCGTGTCCTGGAGGATCCCGATTACAAGGACAAGGCATCCCAGTTCGAGATTGATGAGGCACTGATCCAGAAGGCTGCGCCTTCCCCGGGAATCCTGGATGACAATCTGGAGGCGGCCAGGGCACTTGCCTTCGCTGGAATGACAATCGAAGAGATGAATGACTACATACAGGCGTTCAAGAAGACATCGATGCCCAGCTACACCGGTATGCTCCGCGGAGAAGGATTCTACAAGCCCATGCTCCAGATGGTGGATGCGTTGGAGGCCAACGGTTTCACCATCTACGTCATCAGCGGTACAGACAGGCTGACCGTACGCGGTCTGCTGCAGGATTCCGCTTTGGACCTTCCGGCCGACAGGATAATCGGATCCGACAAGCTTCTGGTCTCAGAGAATCAGGGGAACACAGATGGTTCCAAATACGTCTACAAGGACGGAGAGGAGATCATCTACGGCGGGGAGCATCTGGTCAAGGATCTGAACATGAACAAGGTCCTCTCGATAATCAACGAGATCGGCAAGCAGCCTGTCCTCGCATTCGGAAACTCCTCATCAGATTCCAGCATGGCGACCTACACCACCTACGGCAACGAGCACAGGAGCATGGCCTACTTCCTCTGCTGCGATGACCTGGAGAGGGAGAATGGTAACATGGAGGCCGCACAGAAGATGTACGACCTGTGCGACCAGAACGACTGGACCCCTATCTCCATGAAGAACGACTGGACCACCATCTACGGTGACGGTGTCAAGAAGAAGTGA
- a CDS encoding DUF655 domain-containing protein → MEEFAYILDFLPQGAPSAGFSKKEPLCYAVGEEEFKLFELVTKPNAVVAIGARTFIGKDSETQKRDMIDHVKRRITFNELTSNAVSELEFAITDIVMSHQDKYIKFFNEAEAISMRKHLLEELPGLGKKSMTAILDERKKGNFKDFEDLATRAGIKTPEKLIVARILLEIEDPERKRYLFVSR, encoded by the coding sequence ATGGAAGAGTTCGCTTATATTCTTGATTTCCTGCCCCAAGGAGCACCGTCTGCTGGCTTCTCCAAGAAGGAGCCTCTGTGCTACGCCGTGGGCGAGGAGGAGTTCAAGCTGTTCGAGCTTGTCACGAAGCCCAATGCAGTCGTAGCTATCGGTGCAAGGACTTTCATCGGCAAGGACTCGGAGACGCAGAAGCGCGACATGATTGACCATGTCAAGCGCCGTATCACGTTCAACGAGCTTACCAGCAATGCGGTATCGGAACTCGAGTTCGCGATCACCGACATCGTCATGTCCCATCAGGACAAGTACATCAAGTTCTTCAACGAGGCAGAGGCCATCAGCATGCGTAAGCACCTGCTGGAGGAGCTCCCCGGCCTGGGAAAGAAGTCCATGACGGCCATCCTCGACGAGAGGAAGAAGGGCAACTTCAAGGACTTCGAGGACCTGGCCACGAGAGCCGGCATCAAGACGCCCGAGAAGCTCATAGTCGCACGCATCCTCCTTGAGATCGAGGATCCCGAGAGGAAGCGCTACCTGTTCGTGTCCAGATGA
- the rsmA gene encoding 16S rRNA (adenine(1518)-N(6)/adenine(1519)-N(6))-dimethyltransferase RsmA, giving the protein MNDTGRLIADTGIVPKKSKGQNFLIDDRVADRHIGYANIAKEDKVLEVGPGLGILTKRLIGVSDDVTCIEIDDILADYISQTYGDSLNLIHADAVKEPFPDFDVFVSNLPYSVSTPIIFKLLEYDFRTAVVMVQKEFADRMVAMVGSPDYSRLTVNLYYRSECEIMETVPASRFNPRPKVDSALVRITPREPPFKVLDEKTFFKVVEVTFNHRRKKIGTSLKSAHMMESGDDVPYIDDRVERLKPEQIGEIADAVYRLKH; this is encoded by the coding sequence ATGAACGATACAGGCAGACTCATAGCCGATACCGGCATAGTCCCCAAGAAGAGCAAGGGACAGAATTTCCTGATAGACGACCGTGTGGCCGACAGGCACATCGGGTACGCCAACATCGCCAAGGAGGACAAGGTCCTGGAGGTCGGTCCCGGACTCGGAATACTGACCAAAAGGCTGATCGGGGTCTCGGACGACGTCACCTGCATCGAGATCGACGACATCCTGGCGGATTACATCTCTCAGACCTACGGGGATTCCCTCAACCTCATCCACGCTGATGCCGTGAAGGAGCCCTTCCCGGACTTCGACGTCTTCGTCAGCAACCTCCCCTACAGCGTTTCCACGCCCATAATCTTCAAGCTCCTGGAGTATGACTTCAGGACTGCGGTCGTGATGGTCCAGAAGGAGTTCGCTGACCGCATGGTAGCCATGGTCGGAAGCCCCGATTACTCTAGGCTCACAGTCAACCTCTACTACAGGTCCGAATGCGAGATAATGGAGACCGTTCCCGCATCCAGATTCAATCCCAGGCCCAAGGTGGACTCCGCACTGGTCAGGATCACTCCGAGGGAACCACCCTTCAAGGTGCTGGACGAAAAGACGTTCTTCAAGGTGGTGGAGGTCACATTCAACCACCGCAGGAAGAAGATCGGGACATCGCTGAAATCCGCTCACATGATGGAATCAGGGGATGACGTCCCCTATATCGACGACAGAGTCGAGAGACTAAAGCCTGAGCAGATCGGCGAGATCGCCGATGCTGTCTACAGGCTGAAGCATTGA
- the eif1A gene encoding translation initiation factor eIF-1A, with protein sequence MSDNEPLEMPDEDVTRVRLPNIKEAEMFGIADQLLGASKIKVMCEDGVSRVGRIPGKIKKRMWIREGDLLIISVWDFQPDKCDVRFRYTKTQAINLSKRNKVPKNLDIF encoded by the coding sequence ATGAGCGACAATGAACCGCTTGAAATGCCTGATGAGGACGTAACACGCGTACGTCTGCCTAACATCAAGGAAGCAGAGATGTTCGGGATAGCGGATCAGCTGCTCGGCGCATCCAAGATCAAAGTCATGTGCGAGGACGGAGTATCCCGCGTAGGACGCATCCCTGGAAAGATAAAGAAGAGGATGTGGATCAGGGAAGGCGACCTGCTGATCATATCCGTATGGGATTTCCAGCCCGACAAGTGCGACGTCAGGTTCAGATACACCAAGACGCAGGCCATCAACCTCAGCAAGAGGAACAAGGTCCCCAAGAACCTGGACATTTTCTGA
- a CDS encoding RNA polymerase Rpb4 family protein, which translates to MTERYVTLAEVRTLLEEVAESRKGTAGLLEDEDVLLASQKAALDHAQKVSNISPEDANKIIEEVSALEEVTDAIAVKIADILPKYPEDVRAIFSKERINLSNDEINQIIEIVGKYI; encoded by the coding sequence ATGACCGAGCGCTACGTCACACTGGCAGAAGTAAGGACCCTCCTGGAGGAGGTAGCCGAGAGCAGGAAAGGAACAGCTGGATTGCTCGAGGACGAGGACGTTCTCCTCGCATCACAGAAAGCAGCACTTGACCACGCGCAGAAGGTCTCAAACATTTCCCCCGAGGACGCTAACAAGATCATCGAAGAGGTCAGCGCGCTCGAGGAAGTTACAGATGCCATTGCTGTGAAGATCGCGGACATCCTCCCGAAATATCCCGAGGATGTCCGTGCCATCTTCTCCAAGGAGAGGATCAACCTCAGCAATGACGAAATCAACCAGATCATTGAGATCGTAGGTAAGTACATCTGA
- a CDS encoding 50S ribosomal protein L21e, which translates to MQASSGTRTKTRNKLKKSVRARGLSPITKGFQTFEAGEKVNIIIDPSIHKGMPFSRFHGLTGVVVGERGAAYEVSVKDGNKTKMVVARPEHLVRNIDN; encoded by the coding sequence ATGCAGGCATCCAGCGGAACAAGGACAAAGACCCGCAACAAGCTGAAGAAGTCAGTTAGGGCACGCGGGCTCTCACCCATCACGAAAGGTTTCCAAACCTTCGAGGCAGGAGAGAAAGTCAACATCATCATCGACCCCAGCATCCACAAGGGCATGCCCTTCTCCAGATTCCACGGACTCACCGGAGTCGTCGTCGGAGAGAGGGGAGCAGCGTACGAGGTCTCCGTCAAGGACGGAAACAAGACCAAGATGGTCGTCGCACGCCCCGAGCACCTTGTAAGGAACATCGACAACTGA
- a CDS encoding KH domain-containing protein, which produces MRSIRIPADRVGTLIGKNGETKKILQNISGIKMDIDTEEGEVILHDDVELEDPLKALQLMDVVKAVGRGFNPDKAMRLFDDDEYFELIDVKEAIGDRSSQMPRVRGRLIGKNGKTRKLIEELTGCDMVIYGNTVGLIGNSVSLPVAKHAVELLINGSEHATVYHYLESQRPMLRITEMGFDL; this is translated from the coding sequence ATGAGATCTATCAGGATACCCGCCGACAGGGTCGGTACACTCATCGGCAAGAACGGGGAGACCAAGAAGATCCTACAGAACATTTCTGGGATCAAGATGGACATCGACACGGAAGAGGGAGAGGTAATTCTGCACGACGACGTCGAGCTCGAGGACCCGCTGAAGGCGCTCCAGCTCATGGATGTCGTGAAGGCGGTTGGAAGGGGATTCAACCCCGACAAGGCCATGAGGCTGTTCGACGATGACGAGTACTTCGAGCTCATAGACGTGAAGGAGGCCATCGGAGACCGCTCCAGCCAGATGCCCCGCGTGAGGGGACGCCTCATAGGCAAGAACGGTAAGACCCGCAAGCTCATCGAGGAGCTCACGGGATGCGACATGGTCATCTACGGGAACACCGTGGGATTGATCGGGAACTCCGTCAGCCTTCCCGTGGCGAAGCACGCCGTCGAGCTTCTGATCAACGGAAGCGAGCACGCCACCGTATACCACTATCTCGAGAGCCAACGCCCGATGCTCAGGATCACCGAGATGGGATTCGACCTCTGA
- a CDS encoding tRNA pseudouridine(54/55) synthase Pus10 has product MESWIADNLDTARALAETGLCDHCLGRMFGKFGSGMTNEYRGQMIRDALKETGAEAPAEDFCPLCEGIFEMLPRFAEAAAEKINEVDSENFLIGSRIEPEIVEREKELVAQYNLENAETIKGELNREIGKLALPMIHRPVEFKNPQVVALVDTRFADVTLDISPVFIAGRYTKYSREIPQTIWPCRICHGKGCDHCNGKGKMYETSVQEIIGDIALEMAGGQEHFFHGMGREDIDACMLGDGRPFVLEISQPKHRDIDLDELERRANMNDMAGYNSLHFVQREAVERYKAAASDKIYHVHIIAEGKVNKEELVKVALSFKDVNIDQRTPRRVEHRRADLVRKRKIHWCKAEWISDDSFDLELETDSGTYVKEFVSGDEGRSVPSFSERLGIQCKVETLDVLAIKFEEQ; this is encoded by the coding sequence ATGGAATCCTGGATTGCGGACAATCTTGATACAGCGAGAGCCCTGGCGGAGACCGGGCTCTGTGACCACTGTCTCGGACGCATGTTCGGGAAGTTCGGCAGCGGGATGACCAACGAGTACCGCGGACAGATGATCCGCGATGCTCTGAAAGAGACCGGCGCCGAAGCGCCTGCCGAGGATTTCTGCCCTCTGTGCGAGGGCATCTTCGAGATGCTCCCGAGATTCGCCGAGGCTGCTGCGGAGAAGATCAACGAGGTCGACTCCGAGAACTTCCTCATCGGCAGCAGGATAGAGCCTGAGATAGTCGAGAGGGAGAAGGAGCTCGTAGCCCAGTACAACCTCGAGAACGCCGAGACCATAAAAGGCGAGCTCAACCGTGAGATCGGAAAACTGGCACTTCCAATGATTCACCGTCCTGTGGAGTTCAAGAACCCTCAGGTCGTAGCTCTTGTGGACACCCGTTTCGCCGACGTCACCCTGGACATATCGCCCGTGTTCATTGCCGGACGCTACACCAAGTACAGCAGGGAGATCCCCCAGACGATATGGCCCTGCAGGATCTGCCACGGAAAGGGCTGCGACCACTGCAACGGGAAAGGGAAGATGTACGAGACCTCCGTCCAGGAGATCATCGGAGACATCGCACTTGAGATGGCCGGCGGACAGGAGCACTTCTTCCACGGCATGGGCCGCGAGGACATCGACGCCTGCATGCTGGGCGACGGAAGGCCCTTCGTGCTGGAGATCAGTCAGCCCAAGCACAGGGACATCGACCTCGACGAGCTCGAGAGAAGGGCGAACATGAACGACATGGCAGGATACAACAGCCTGCACTTCGTTCAGAGAGAGGCCGTAGAGCGCTACAAAGCCGCTGCTTCTGATAAAATATATCACGTGCACATTATAGCTGAGGGCAAAGTTAATAAAGAGGAGTTAGTTAAGGTTGCCCTATCGTTCAAGGACGTCAATATAGACCAGAGGACTCCACGCAGGGTCGAGCACAGACGTGCTGACCTTGTGAGAAAGAGAAAAATCCACTGGTGCAAGGCGGAATGGATCTCCGACGACTCGTTCGATCTCGAACTCGAGACCGACTCGGGTACGTACGTGAAGGAATTCGTGTCCGGTGACGAGGGCAGAAGCGTCCCAAGCTTCTCTGAGAGGCTCGGGATACAATGCAAAGTCGAGACCCTCGATGTATTGGCGATCAAATTCGAAGAACAATGA
- a CDS encoding redox-regulated ATPase YchF translates to MQIGIVGKPNVGKSTFFGAATMAPVEIANYPFTTIEPNKGVAYVRTPCPCKTLGVTCTPHNSLCVNGTRMVPVELLDVAGLVPDAWQGKGLGNQFLDDLRQADALINVIDVSGSTDIEGVPGDVGSHDPTEDITFLRKEIEYWMREILKNGFNKMARASRMTGQKPEQIIQDRLAGLNVTEAQVKKALMSVEMPPDIVNWTDDDLLNLCINIRAQSKPMIAAMNKADIAPEGNIEKVEAINDICVVTMAETELALKKAAAAGLIDYTPGDSTFTVKEGVTLSEGQKKALDYMKANMEKYGGTGVQKCIEDAAFKMLDLITVYPVEDENKFTDHFGRVLPDAFLLPRGSTAKDLAYKVHSDLGDKFIRAVNAKTKRTVGADYILEDGDVIRIVANK, encoded by the coding sequence ATGCAGATAGGCATAGTAGGGAAACCGAACGTTGGAAAATCAACGTTCTTCGGAGCGGCCACCATGGCACCCGTGGAGATCGCCAACTATCCCTTCACAACCATCGAACCCAACAAGGGAGTGGCATACGTGCGCACCCCCTGTCCGTGCAAAACCCTCGGGGTCACATGCACGCCTCACAACTCGCTCTGCGTGAACGGAACCAGGATGGTCCCTGTCGAGCTTCTAGACGTCGCGGGACTGGTTCCAGACGCGTGGCAGGGCAAGGGACTTGGAAACCAGTTCCTGGACGACCTCAGGCAGGCGGATGCCCTGATCAACGTCATAGACGTCAGCGGATCCACCGATATTGAAGGAGTTCCCGGAGATGTCGGATCCCACGATCCCACGGAGGACATCACGTTCCTCAGGAAGGAGATCGAGTACTGGATGAGGGAGATCCTCAAGAACGGGTTCAACAAGATGGCCAGAGCATCCAGGATGACCGGTCAGAAGCCCGAGCAGATCATACAGGACAGGCTCGCAGGACTCAACGTTACCGAGGCTCAGGTCAAGAAGGCACTGATGTCGGTGGAGATGCCCCCCGATATCGTGAATTGGACAGACGACGACCTGCTGAACCTATGCATCAACATCAGGGCGCAATCCAAGCCCATGATCGCCGCCATGAACAAGGCGGACATAGCTCCTGAGGGCAACATCGAGAAGGTCGAGGCCATCAACGACATCTGCGTCGTGACCATGGCCGAGACCGAGCTCGCCTTGAAGAAGGCGGCGGCCGCGGGACTCATCGACTACACCCCCGGGGACTCTACATTCACCGTCAAGGAGGGAGTAACTCTCAGCGAGGGCCAGAAGAAGGCTCTGGACTACATGAAGGCCAACATGGAGAAGTATGGCGGAACCGGAGTCCAGAAATGCATAGAGGATGCGGCGTTCAAGATGCTGGATCTCATCACCGTATACCCCGTCGAAGACGAGAACAAGTTCACCGACCATTTCGGACGCGTCCTTCCGGATGCGTTCCTGCTGCCCCGCGGATCAACTGCCAAGGACCTCGCATACAAGGTCCATTCAGATCTGGGCGACAAGTTCATCCGTGCGGTCAACGCGAAGACCAAGCGCACCGTAGGTGCGGACTACATCCTCGAGGACGGAGACGTCATCAGGATAGTCGCAAACAAGTGA
- a CDS encoding formyltransferase family protein, whose translation MLRLGWFSTGRGPGSRNLLKTVMDQKEKGGLDVEIAFVFCNWDNNEEDNPKREQRQMFFDMVKGYGIPLVTASWKKFKPELWKQDEKAWRDEYGKLLRELTGKYEFDLGILAGYMLWMDDETCRQYDMLNLHPALPTGPKGTWQEVIWQLISEKADKQGIMMHICTEEWDRGAALTYCGFPIRGGDYDKLWEGMESKLKTKTLEQIKEEEGQDEPLFKRIREDGAKRELPLIVATIREFANGRVEIKDKCLYENGKKLDSPYDLSRQVDESLE comes from the coding sequence ATGCTCAGACTCGGTTGGTTCTCTACAGGCAGGGGTCCCGGATCCCGCAACCTTTTGAAAACGGTCATGGACCAGAAGGAGAAGGGTGGTCTCGATGTGGAGATCGCATTCGTCTTCTGCAATTGGGACAATAATGAAGAGGACAACCCCAAGAGGGAGCAGAGGCAGATGTTCTTCGACATGGTCAAGGGCTACGGCATACCCTTGGTCACCGCTTCCTGGAAGAAGTTCAAGCCCGAGCTGTGGAAGCAGGATGAGAAGGCCTGGCGCGACGAGTACGGCAAGCTCCTGAGGGAGCTCACCGGGAAGTACGAGTTCGACCTGGGGATCCTCGCAGGATACATGCTGTGGATGGACGATGAGACCTGCAGGCAATACGACATGCTGAACCTGCATCCCGCTCTGCCCACCGGCCCCAAGGGCACATGGCAGGAGGTCATCTGGCAGCTCATCTCGGAGAAAGCTGACAAGCAGGGAATAATGATGCACATCTGCACCGAGGAATGGGACAGGGGCGCGGCACTCACATACTGCGGCTTCCCCATCCGCGGAGGAGACTACGACAAGCTCTGGGAAGGGATGGAATCCAAGCTGAAAACGAAGACCCTGGAGCAGATCAAAGAGGAAGAGGGACAGGATGAGCCCCTCTTCAAGAGGATCAGGGAGGACGGCGCGAAGCGCGAGCTCCCGCTGATCGTCGCCACCATACGTGAGTTCGCGAATGGTAGGGTCGAGATCAAGGACAAGTGCCTCTACGAGAACGGGAAGAAGCTGGATTCGCCATACGACCTGTCGAGACAGGTCGATGAGTCGCTGGAGTGA
- a CDS encoding serine protein kinase RIO, producing the protein MSSYEEAYAYLERRVDALKTNKTGDERETEAEVFDKKTLMTIYDFMTSGYIDAVHYPISTGKEGNVFYATDENDEGMALKIFRTSTSTFKRVAKYVEGDPRFRGVTGNRWKLIYAWVNKEFKNLDRYNQAGIPVPEPITFNQNCLLMEYIGDESGPAPQLKDVILDDPDETYEDVLSFIIDGWQEAHLVHGDLSEYNILMLDGEPIMIDVGQAMTRDHYNAKELLERDIHNINSFFRKRDADVRTDAEVLEETLNGKEDGEEEE; encoded by the coding sequence ATGTCCTCGTACGAGGAGGCGTATGCATACCTGGAAAGGCGTGTGGATGCCCTCAAGACCAACAAGACCGGCGATGAGAGGGAGACCGAGGCAGAGGTCTTCGACAAGAAGACCCTGATGACGATCTACGACTTCATGACCAGCGGGTATATCGACGCCGTCCACTACCCCATCTCCACCGGAAAGGAGGGCAATGTATTCTACGCCACTGACGAGAACGATGAGGGTATGGCCCTGAAGATCTTCAGGACCTCCACATCCACGTTCAAAAGGGTGGCGAAGTACGTCGAGGGAGACCCTAGATTCAGAGGGGTCACTGGCAACCGCTGGAAGCTGATCTACGCATGGGTGAACAAGGAGTTCAAGAACCTGGACAGGTACAACCAGGCAGGGATACCCGTGCCGGAACCCATAACATTCAATCAGAACTGCCTGCTCATGGAGTACATAGGCGACGAATCGGGACCTGCACCGCAGCTCAAGGACGTGATCCTGGACGATCCCGACGAGACATACGAGGATGTGCTGTCCTTCATCATCGACGGATGGCAGGAGGCCCACCTGGTCCACGGAGACCTGAGCGAGTACAACATCCTCATGCTGGACGGCGAGCCGATCATGATCGATGTCGGCCAGGCCATGACCAGAGACCATTACAATGCAAAGGAGCTCCTGGAAAGGGACATCCACAACATAAACAGCTTCTTCAGGAAGAGGGACGCGGACGTCCGGACGGACGCCGAGGTCCTTGAAGAGACACTTAACGGCAAAGAAGACGGAGAGGAAGAGGAATGA